From the genome of Segatella hominis, one region includes:
- a CDS encoding aconitate hydratase, translating to MILDIDMLRSFYASYSESVAQAKATVKRPLTYAEKVLFAHLFDPSQLRPYKRGVEYVDFRPNRVAMQDATAQMALLQFMNAGKDKVAVPASVHCDHLIRADVGVEKDLPEACKTNKEVYDFLKSVSQKYHIGFWGPGAGIIHQVVLENYAFPGGMMVGTDSHTPNAGGLGMVAVGVGGADAVDVLTGQPWELKMPRLIGVHLTGKLSGWATPKDVILEILGILTVKGGTNAILEYFGDGLDSISTTGKATICNMGAELGATCSIFPFDGNADEYLRKTGRAEIASLAQQNAAELRADDEVLANPSAFYDQIVEIDLSKVEPHLNGPFTPDAATPISHMKAKGPANDYPMVVEVGLVGSCTNSSYQDLARAASVARQAYEKGIQVKGQLIINPGSEQIRYTAERDGILDDFKKIGALIMTNACGPCIGQWKRHTDDNTRKNAIVTSFNRNFRRRADGNPNTYAFIGSPELTVALTIAGRLDFNPATDTLLDKDGNSVKLDVPTGFTFPPKGFAVEDKGFIAPSEENANVEVVIAPDSNRLQKLAPFAAWDGKDLIDMPLLIKTEGKCTTDHISMAGPWLKFRGHLQNISDNLLMGAVNAFNGESNKVKNQLDGKYVEVSTAAKAYKAQNISSIVVAEDNYGEGSSREHAAMEPRFLNVKVILAKSFARIHETNLKKQGMLALTFCNKDDYNKVQEDDRISLTGLKEFAPGSHLTITLKHKDGSEDSFEVEHTYNDTQIAWFKAGSALNFAAQK from the coding sequence ATGATACTGGACATTGACATGCTGAGAAGCTTCTATGCTTCGTATTCTGAAAGTGTAGCTCAGGCTAAAGCTACGGTAAAACGACCTCTTACTTATGCCGAGAAGGTGCTTTTTGCTCACCTTTTCGACCCTTCACAATTGCGCCCTTATAAAAGAGGTGTGGAATATGTTGATTTCCGACCTAATCGTGTGGCGATGCAGGATGCGACGGCTCAGATGGCTCTTCTTCAGTTCATGAATGCGGGTAAGGACAAAGTGGCCGTACCTGCCTCTGTTCATTGTGATCACTTGATTCGTGCGGATGTGGGGGTAGAAAAAGACCTTCCTGAGGCGTGCAAGACCAATAAGGAGGTTTATGACTTCTTGAAGTCTGTTTCTCAGAAATACCATATCGGCTTTTGGGGGCCGGGTGCTGGTATCATCCATCAGGTGGTACTTGAAAACTATGCCTTCCCTGGTGGTATGATGGTGGGTACTGACTCTCATACACCTAATGCCGGTGGACTCGGAATGGTGGCTGTTGGCGTTGGTGGTGCGGATGCCGTGGATGTTCTTACCGGTCAGCCTTGGGAACTCAAGATGCCTCGTCTCATCGGTGTTCATCTTACTGGTAAACTTTCTGGTTGGGCTACTCCTAAGGATGTAATCCTCGAAATTCTCGGTATTCTTACCGTGAAGGGTGGTACCAATGCCATTCTCGAATACTTCGGTGATGGTCTTGACAGTATTTCTACTACTGGTAAGGCAACAATCTGTAATATGGGTGCAGAACTGGGTGCTACCTGTTCTATCTTCCCATTCGATGGAAATGCGGATGAGTATCTCCGTAAGACTGGCAGAGCGGAGATTGCTTCTCTTGCCCAGCAGAATGCGGCTGAACTCCGTGCTGATGATGAGGTCCTTGCCAATCCGTCTGCTTTCTATGATCAGATTGTGGAAATCGACCTCTCTAAGGTAGAACCTCATCTCAATGGTCCGTTTACGCCGGATGCGGCTACTCCTATCTCTCACATGAAGGCGAAAGGTCCTGCCAATGATTATCCGATGGTGGTAGAAGTGGGATTGGTGGGCAGTTGTACCAACTCTTCTTACCAGGATCTCGCCCGTGCTGCCAGTGTGGCTCGTCAGGCTTATGAGAAGGGTATTCAGGTGAAAGGTCAGTTGATTATCAACCCGGGTTCAGAACAGATCCGCTATACTGCTGAACGTGACGGCATCCTCGATGATTTCAAGAAGATCGGTGCGCTGATCATGACCAATGCCTGTGGTCCATGTATCGGACAGTGGAAGCGACATACGGATGACAATACGCGCAAGAATGCCATCGTTACTTCTTTCAATAGAAACTTCCGCCGTCGTGCTGATGGCAACCCGAATACTTACGCCTTTATCGGTAGTCCTGAATTGACGGTAGCACTCACCATCGCCGGTCGTCTTGACTTTAATCCTGCTACGGATACCTTATTAGATAAGGATGGCAACAGCGTGAAGTTGGATGTGCCTACTGGTTTTACTTTCCCTCCTAAGGGATTTGCAGTAGAAGATAAGGGCTTTATCGCACCGAGCGAGGAAAATGCCAACGTTGAGGTGGTGATTGCTCCGGATAGCAACCGACTCCAGAAACTCGCTCCGTTTGCTGCCTGGGATGGTAAGGATCTGATCGATATGCCGCTGCTGATCAAGACGGAGGGTAAGTGTACAACAGACCATATCTCTATGGCTGGTCCTTGGTTGAAGTTCCGTGGACATCTGCAGAACATCTCCGACAACCTCCTGATGGGTGCCGTGAATGCTTTCAATGGTGAGAGCAACAAGGTGAAAAATCAGTTGGATGGCAAATACGTGGAGGTTTCTACTGCTGCCAAGGCTTATAAAGCGCAGAATATCAGCAGCATCGTAGTGGCAGAAGATAACTATGGTGAGGGTTCTTCTCGTGAACATGCTGCGATGGAACCTCGATTCCTCAATGTGAAGGTGATTCTTGCCAAGAGCTTCGCCCGTATCCACGAGACCAATCTGAAGAAGCAGGGTATGCTTGCGCTTACTTTCTGCAACAAGGATGATTATAATAAGGTACAGGAGGACGATCGTATCTCTTTGACTGGTCTCAAGGAGTTTGCACCGGGCAGTCATCTTACCATCACCCTCAAGCACAAGGATGGCTCTGAGGATAGCTTCGAGGTAGAACATACCTATAATGATACGCAAATCGCCTGGTTCAAGGCTGGTAGTGCATTGAATTTTGCTGCGCAGAAATAA
- a CDS encoding amidophosphoribosyltransferase, translating into MGGIFGTISKKSCVADLFYGTDYNSHLGTRRGGLATYSQDKGFVRSIHNLESSYFRTKFEPSLDKFEGATSGIGVISDTDAQPLIMNSHLGRFAICTVAKIANKDELTQHLLKKNMHFAEMSSGSTNPTELVALLIIQGKTFKEGIENVYHHIKGSCTMMILTEDGIICARDSWGRTPLIIGKKDGAHAASSESTSFPNLDYETEYEVGPGEIVQMTADGLEQLRPANKKMQICSFLWVYYGFPTSTYEGRNVEDVRFTNGCNLAKTDDVEVDCCSGIPDSGTGMAMGYAAGKGVPYQRCIAKYTPTWPRSFTPSNQSMRSLVAKMKLIPNKAMLKGKRVLFCDDSIVRGTQLRDNVKVLFDQAGLKECHMRIACPPLVYGCPFINFTSSKSDMELITRRIIEKFEGDANKNLDKYATTGSPEYQRMVDEIARQLGLTTLKFNTIEQLIEAIGLPKCQVCTHCFDGSSDYTLHEFADEE; encoded by the coding sequence ATGGGAGGCATATTCGGAACGATTTCCAAGAAAAGTTGTGTCGCAGACCTTTTCTACGGCACTGATTACAACTCACATCTCGGCACACGCCGAGGCGGTTTGGCAACCTACAGTCAGGATAAAGGCTTCGTGCGCTCTATCCACAACCTCGAAAGCTCTTATTTCAGAACCAAGTTTGAACCTTCATTAGATAAGTTTGAAGGGGCTACCTCTGGTATTGGAGTCATCAGCGATACGGATGCACAACCGCTCATCATGAACTCTCATCTTGGCCGATTTGCCATCTGCACAGTGGCAAAGATTGCCAACAAGGATGAACTTACCCAACATTTGCTGAAGAAGAACATGCACTTTGCTGAGATGTCTTCCGGCAGTACCAATCCTACCGAACTTGTAGCTTTGCTCATCATTCAGGGCAAGACTTTCAAAGAGGGTATCGAGAATGTGTATCATCACATCAAGGGCTCTTGTACCATGATGATTCTCACCGAGGATGGTATCATCTGTGCCCGTGACAGTTGGGGACGCACGCCGCTCATTATCGGCAAGAAGGATGGTGCCCATGCTGCTTCCAGCGAATCCACTTCTTTCCCTAATCTCGACTATGAGACTGAGTATGAGGTGGGTCCGGGAGAGATTGTGCAGATGACTGCTGATGGTCTTGAGCAGCTGAGACCAGCCAATAAGAAGATGCAGATCTGTTCTTTCCTGTGGGTTTATTATGGTTTCCCAACTTCTACCTACGAGGGACGTAATGTGGAGGATGTGCGCTTTACCAATGGTTGCAACCTCGCCAAGACCGACGATGTGGAGGTGGATTGCTGCAGCGGTATTCCTGATTCGGGTACGGGTATGGCTATGGGTTATGCTGCGGGTAAGGGTGTGCCTTACCAGCGTTGTATTGCCAAATATACGCCTACTTGGCCTCGTTCGTTTACTCCAAGCAACCAGAGTATGCGCTCTTTGGTAGCTAAGATGAAACTGATACCTAACAAGGCGATGCTCAAAGGCAAGCGAGTTCTTTTCTGTGATGACAGTATCGTAAGAGGTACCCAGTTGCGTGATAATGTGAAGGTTCTTTTCGATCAGGCTGGTTTGAAGGAATGTCACATGAGAATCGCCTGTCCTCCATTGGTTTACGGTTGTCCGTTTATCAACTTCACTTCTTCCAAGAGCGATATGGAATTGATTACTCGTCGTATCATCGAGAAGTTTGAAGGCGATGCCAATAAGAATCTCGATAAATATGCTACTACGGGTTCTCCTGAATATCAGAGAATGGTGGACGAGATTGCGCGTCAACTCGGTTTGACCACTTTGAAGTTCAATACCATCGAACAGTTGATTGAGGCGATCGGCTTACCGAAATGCCAGGTCTGCACTCATTGCTTTGATGGCAGTAGCGACTATACGCTGCATGAATTTGCAGATGAGGAATAA
- a CDS encoding citrate/2-methylcitrate synthase — protein MNKEYLIYKLSDEVKNSCKIDKEAFTKFNVKRGLRNEDGSGVLVGLTNIGNVVGYERDEQGKLKPTEGKLYYRGYELDDLVTPLLKEKRFGFEEVAFLLLSGQLPDKEELEAFKELINDNMPLDHRTITHIIELEGSNIMNILARCVLEMYTFDPNPDDISRDNLMRQSVELIAKFPTIIAYAYNIYRHSVQGRSLHIRHPRENLSIAENFLYMMKHENYSELDARMLDLLLIIQAEHGGGNNSTFTVRVTSSTRTDTYSSIAAGIGSLKGPLHGGANIKVINMFHHLKEAIKDWTNISELDIYLKRMLNKEAYDKTGLIYGIGHAVYTLSDPRAVELKRLAGELAKEKGREDEYNFLKLIEQEGIKCLQEHRGGSKPACANLDFYSGFIYEMIGLPQEIYTPIFAMARIVGWTAHRIEELNFEGRRIIRPAYKNILGELDYTPLKDR, from the coding sequence ATGAACAAGGAATATTTGATATATAAATTAAGCGATGAGGTTAAAAACTCATGCAAGATTGACAAGGAGGCATTCACCAAATTCAATGTGAAGCGTGGTCTTCGCAATGAGGATGGTTCGGGTGTGCTCGTCGGTTTGACCAATATCGGTAATGTGGTGGGTTATGAGCGTGATGAGCAAGGTAAATTGAAACCTACCGAGGGTAAACTCTACTATCGTGGCTATGAATTGGATGACCTTGTAACTCCGCTTCTCAAGGAGAAACGATTCGGTTTTGAGGAGGTGGCTTTCCTTTTGCTCTCCGGTCAGTTGCCTGACAAGGAGGAACTGGAGGCTTTCAAGGAACTCATCAATGATAATATGCCGCTTGATCACCGTACCATTACGCATATTATTGAACTGGAGGGTAGCAATATCATGAACATCCTGGCTCGTTGTGTGCTCGAAATGTACACTTTCGATCCAAATCCTGATGATATCAGTCGTGACAACCTGATGCGCCAAAGTGTAGAGTTGATTGCTAAGTTCCCTACTATCATCGCATACGCATACAATATCTATCGTCACTCTGTACAGGGTAGAAGTTTGCATATCCGTCATCCACGTGAGAACCTCTCTATTGCAGAGAATTTCCTCTATATGATGAAGCATGAGAATTATTCTGAACTGGATGCGCGTATGCTCGACTTGCTCCTGATTATCCAGGCTGAGCATGGTGGTGGTAACAACTCTACCTTCACCGTACGTGTTACTTCTTCTACCCGTACGGATACCTACAGTTCTATTGCTGCTGGTATCGGTAGTTTGAAGGGTCCTCTTCATGGTGGTGCCAATATCAAGGTTATCAATATGTTCCATCATTTGAAGGAAGCGATCAAGGATTGGACGAATATCAGTGAACTTGATATCTATTTGAAGCGAATGCTCAACAAGGAGGCTTATGACAAGACCGGTCTGATCTATGGTATCGGTCATGCTGTCTATACTTTGAGCGACCCACGTGCAGTGGAGTTGAAGCGCCTGGCTGGTGAGTTGGCTAAGGAAAAGGGTAGAGAGGATGAGTATAACTTCCTGAAACTCATCGAACAGGAAGGTATCAAGTGCTTGCAGGAACATCGTGGTGGTAGCAAACCGGCTTGTGCCAACCTCGACTTCTATAGCGGTTTCATCTATGAGATGATTGGTTTGCCACAGGAAATCTATACCCCAATCTTCGCCATGGCACGTATCGTGGGTTGGACAGCCCATCGCATCGAGGAACTGAATTTCGAAGGTCGCCGTATCATCCGTCCTGCTTATAAGAATATTTTGGGAGAGTTGGATTATACGCCGCTCAAGGACAGATAA